In Mastigocladopsis repens PCC 10914, a single window of DNA contains:
- a CDS encoding efflux RND transporter permease subunit has protein sequence MFVDFFIKRPVFTSVCSILILLVGAISIPTLPTARYPEISPTEINVTANYIGASAEVVENTVTTVLERQINGVEGMKYMSSSSSNSGTSTITVTFDASRNKDIAAVDVQNRVSQAEPQLPETVQRTGVTVSKQSSNILLAIGLYSQNNEYDNVFLSNYADLYMVDALKRVKGVSEARIFGERRYAMRLWLDPKRLASRNLTAQDVIDALEEQNIQVGAGQIGQQPTPKDQMYQIDLRALSRLTEPSEFSEMVLKTGENGTLVKLKDVGRAELGAENYNTFLRFRGNEGVGIGIFPIPGSNALDVAREVKAEMVRLAPNFPPGMKYQVAFDTTLFVEESLAEVIKTLFEALVLVVLVIFIFLQDWRTTLIPVIVIPLTLIGTFAFIKAFGFSINTLTLFGLTLATGLVVDDAIVVVENIARLIEEEEMSPRKAASESMRELFGAVIATSLVMMAVFVPVAFFPGSTGQIYRQFALTIAFSMAISTFLAITLTPSLSALLLRRGQKPRGLLGWVFTRFNNFIDWTRKKYERSLIFFNRIRAVVVLLFILSLGLTAWLYTSVPTAFLPEEDQGYFITIIQGPEGVSLNYTSKVMGQVEEEILKLPEVTGTFAIGGFGFSGSSANNGVIFTTLKPWDERHEPGQSAEAIINNMRGKFSAISEARIFPVNPPSIEGLGSFGGFEFQLQDRRGNSGLDSMLQVMDQLIQQGNQTPGLQAVFSTFAANTPQLLIELDRNKAKALQVDVDDIFNTLQSYLGSRYVNDFNYLQRTYRVYVQADAQFRSNPEDIGQLYVRSADDQMIPLSNLVKVTPTTVAQTINHYNLFRSIAINGSAAPGSSSGGAIQAMEQVANQVLPESFGYEWSGISAEEQQSGGQGPLIFGLGLVFVFLVLAAQYENYVDPLIIMLSVPLAILGALAAQSLRGLNNDIFCQVGLVMLIGLASKNAILIVEFANQLREQGRSITKAAIEASEQRLRPILMTTFAFILGVWPLLFPEGAGAASRKSLGTAIVGGTLISTLLSLFVVPILYIVIGKIRDRLLRRRKPQQQIQPVDDGKPVDDGKPVEDGRVPTESHR, from the coding sequence ATGTTCGTTGACTTCTTCATCAAGCGACCTGTCTTCACCAGTGTTTGCTCCATCCTCATTTTGCTGGTGGGGGCTATCAGCATCCCCACACTACCCACGGCGCGGTATCCAGAAATCAGTCCAACTGAAATTAATGTTACTGCTAACTACATCGGTGCCAGTGCTGAAGTTGTAGAAAACACCGTGACGACTGTCTTAGAGCGGCAGATTAACGGAGTCGAGGGCATGAAGTACATGAGCTCGAGCAGTAGTAACAGTGGCACCAGTACGATTACAGTCACATTTGACGCATCGCGCAATAAAGATATTGCAGCGGTCGATGTCCAAAATCGTGTATCGCAGGCTGAACCCCAGTTGCCAGAAACTGTGCAGAGAACTGGGGTTACAGTTAGCAAACAGTCCAGCAACATCCTTTTAGCAATAGGTTTATACAGTCAAAACAACGAGTACGACAACGTATTTTTAAGCAACTACGCCGACCTCTACATGGTAGATGCTCTCAAAAGAGTCAAAGGTGTAAGTGAGGCACGGATTTTTGGTGAACGCCGTTATGCTATGCGTTTGTGGCTAGACCCAAAACGCCTTGCCAGTCGCAACCTCACTGCTCAGGATGTGATCGATGCCCTCGAAGAACAAAACATACAGGTAGGTGCTGGGCAAATCGGTCAGCAGCCGACTCCAAAAGACCAGATGTATCAAATAGACCTGAGAGCGCTCAGCAGACTCACGGAACCATCCGAATTTAGCGAAATGGTTCTCAAAACAGGTGAGAATGGCACGCTCGTCAAGCTAAAAGATGTGGGTCGGGCGGAACTGGGAGCAGAAAATTACAACACATTCCTCCGTTTTAGAGGCAACGAGGGCGTAGGTATCGGGATATTTCCCATTCCGGGAAGTAATGCCTTAGACGTTGCCAGGGAAGTCAAAGCTGAAATGGTGCGACTCGCTCCAAATTTTCCGCCTGGGATGAAATATCAGGTAGCCTTCGACACAACCTTGTTTGTGGAAGAGTCGCTAGCGGAAGTGATCAAAACCCTGTTTGAGGCACTTGTCCTCGTAGTCCTGGTCATTTTTATCTTCTTACAGGACTGGCGCACCACTCTCATTCCTGTCATTGTCATTCCCCTAACATTGATTGGCACCTTTGCGTTTATTAAAGCTTTTGGGTTTTCAATCAACACCCTGACCTTATTTGGTCTAACTTTAGCCACCGGGTTAGTCGTCGATGACGCAATCGTCGTAGTTGAGAACATTGCCCGCCTGATCGAGGAGGAAGAAATGTCGCCGCGTAAGGCAGCCTCCGAGTCAATGCGTGAACTTTTTGGAGCGGTGATTGCCACTTCCTTGGTGATGATGGCAGTATTTGTGCCTGTTGCCTTCTTTCCCGGTTCTACAGGACAGATTTATCGCCAATTTGCGCTGACAATTGCCTTCTCGATGGCAATTTCTACCTTTCTTGCCATTACCCTGACTCCTTCCCTCTCAGCCCTGCTGCTGCGTCGCGGGCAAAAACCACGCGGGTTACTGGGCTGGGTGTTTACAAGGTTTAATAACTTTATTGATTGGACACGTAAGAAATACGAGCGATCGCTTATCTTCTTCAATCGTATCAGGGCTGTCGTAGTGCTGCTGTTTATCCTCTCTTTAGGGCTGACAGCTTGGCTTTACACCAGCGTGCCTACGGCATTTCTCCCTGAAGAAGACCAAGGCTATTTCATCACCATTATTCAAGGACCTGAGGGGGTTTCGCTCAACTACACCAGTAAAGTCATGGGTCAGGTAGAAGAAGAAATCCTCAAATTACCTGAAGTTACAGGTACCTTCGCCATAGGTGGCTTTGGTTTTAGTGGCAGCAGTGCTAACAATGGTGTCATTTTTACAACCCTTAAACCGTGGGATGAGCGTCACGAGCCGGGTCAGTCAGCAGAAGCAATCATCAACAATATGCGGGGGAAGTTCTCAGCAATTTCCGAAGCGAGAATTTTCCCAGTGAATCCGCCATCAATTGAAGGTTTAGGAAGTTTTGGCGGCTTTGAATTTCAGCTACAAGACAGAAGAGGCAACAGTGGCTTAGATAGCATGCTGCAAGTTATGGATCAGTTAATCCAGCAGGGGAACCAGACGCCAGGATTACAAGCTGTATTTAGCACTTTTGCCGCGAATACGCCTCAGCTTTTGATTGAACTAGACCGCAACAAAGCCAAGGCGCTGCAAGTCGATGTAGATGATATCTTTAATACCCTACAAAGTTACTTAGGTTCGCGGTATGTCAACGACTTTAATTACCTACAGCGGACTTATAGGGTGTACGTGCAAGCAGACGCGCAGTTTCGCTCCAATCCGGAGGATATTGGTCAATTGTATGTCCGTTCTGCTGATGATCAAATGATTCCCCTGAGCAATCTGGTCAAGGTGACTCCTACGACCGTCGCGCAAACAATTAATCACTACAACTTGTTCCGCTCAATTGCAATCAACGGTTCAGCTGCTCCTGGTTCTAGCTCCGGAGGAGCAATTCAAGCAATGGAGCAAGTAGCAAACCAGGTTTTACCAGAAAGTTTTGGTTACGAATGGTCGGGGATTTCGGCTGAAGAGCAACAGTCTGGTGGTCAAGGACCTCTGATTTTTGGTTTGGGTCTTGTCTTCGTCTTCCTAGTGCTAGCTGCTCAGTATGAAAACTACGTTGACCCGTTGATTATTATGCTGTCAGTTCCCTTGGCTATATTGGGGGCGCTAGCGGCGCAGTCCCTACGGGGTCTAAATAACGATATCTTTTGCCAGGTAGGTTTAGTGATGCTGATTGGTCTGGCAAGTAAGAATGCGATTCTCATTGTGGAGTTTGCCAACCAACTACGCGAGCAGGGGCGTTCAATTACCAAAGCAGCGATAGAAGCATCAGAACAACGATTACGACCAATTCTGATGACAACATTTGCTTTTATTTTGGGTGTTTGGCCATTGCTATTTCCTGAAGGAGCAGGCGCAGCTAGCAGAAAATCTCTTGGTACAGCCATCGTTGGCGGGACGCTTATCTCCACTTTGTTGAGTCTGTTTGTCGTGCCAATTCTCTATATCGTGATTGGGAAAATTCGCGATCGCTTGCTACGACGCCGCAAGCCTCAACAGCAGATCCAGCCAGTTGATGATGGTAAGCCAGTTGATGATGGTAAGCCAGTTGAGGATGGTAGAGTTCCTACTGAAAGCCATCGATAA
- a CDS encoding efflux RND transporter periplasmic adaptor subunit — protein sequence MKSPEPQTHFEDNHPETQLEEPPRKSRRWLWLLLALVLLAGGGFALWRWLAPQRSAPTTANAQPPKVPVKVSIVKAGLIEDSSEFVANLESRRSVTLQPRVQGQVAQIFVRSGDTVAAGNPIIQVDAREQQASVSSVNAAAEVSQSQLENARATLRSLEAERLSDLADLKLNQQEYERYASLSSQGAVSRQTRDQYANRLATSQAGVREVEARIRAQQASINQAEKSLKQAQANIREKQAQLQYYKITAPFPGTVGDIPVKIGDFVNTSTQLVSITQNQPLEVNIFVPIERGPQLRKGTPVEVMDAQGNSLGMSKVFFIAPSASNNTQSILIKSLYDNSKNQLRADQFARARVIWSQRSGVLVPTTAVTRIAGETFVYVTAQVPSKPPQGEKPQRDQEAFQLVARQKRVRLGTIKGNNYQVLEGLEPGDRVIVSGLLNLKDGVPIAPES from the coding sequence ATGAAATCCCCTGAGCCTCAAACTCATTTTGAAGACAATCATCCAGAAACCCAATTGGAAGAGCCACCCCGCAAATCGCGAAGGTGGCTTTGGTTATTATTAGCTCTAGTGCTACTAGCAGGCGGAGGCTTTGCACTTTGGCGTTGGCTGGCTCCTCAAAGGAGCGCACCCACAACTGCTAACGCTCAACCGCCAAAAGTACCAGTAAAGGTATCCATAGTGAAAGCTGGCCTCATTGAGGATAGTTCAGAGTTTGTTGCCAATTTGGAATCGCGCCGCTCAGTGACTCTTCAACCTAGAGTTCAAGGTCAAGTAGCCCAAATATTTGTCAGATCAGGAGATACAGTGGCTGCGGGAAATCCCATTATCCAAGTGGACGCTCGAGAGCAACAAGCATCTGTCAGTAGTGTGAACGCTGCTGCTGAGGTGTCTCAATCACAATTGGAGAATGCTCGTGCTACCCTCAGATCCCTGGAAGCAGAACGGCTATCCGACCTAGCTGATTTGAAATTGAACCAGCAGGAATACGAAAGGTATGCGAGCTTGTCATCTCAAGGAGCAGTATCTCGACAGACCAGGGATCAGTATGCTAACAGGCTAGCGACATCACAAGCTGGTGTGCGTGAAGTAGAAGCCCGGATTAGAGCACAGCAAGCTAGCATTAACCAAGCAGAAAAATCCCTAAAGCAAGCACAAGCTAATATCAGAGAAAAACAAGCCCAGCTTCAGTATTACAAAATTACGGCGCCCTTTCCTGGCACCGTTGGGGACATACCAGTAAAAATTGGTGATTTTGTCAATACATCTACACAACTCGTTAGCATTACTCAGAACCAACCTTTAGAAGTCAATATCTTCGTGCCAATTGAGCGAGGACCTCAACTGCGTAAGGGAACACCAGTGGAGGTCATGGACGCACAAGGCAATAGTTTAGGTATGAGTAAAGTATTTTTTATTGCTCCCAGTGCGAGTAACAATACACAATCGATACTTATTAAATCGCTCTATGATAACTCCAAAAATCAACTAAGAGCAGATCAGTTTGCTCGTGCAAGAGTGATCTGGAGTCAACGCTCTGGAGTATTGGTTCCAACAACAGCAGTCACTCGTATAGCAGGAGAAACTTTTGTCTATGTCACAGCACAAGTACCATCAAAACCTCCTCAAGGAGAAAAACCTCAACGAGATCAAGAAGCATTCCAACTGGTAGCTCGGCAAAAACGTGTGAGGCTGGGCACTATTAAAGGTAATAACTACCAAGTTTTGGAAGGATTAGAGCCAGGAGACAGAGTTATTGTCTCAGGGTTACTTAATCTTAAGGATGGCGTCCCCATTGCTCCTGAATCTTAG
- a CDS encoding glycosyltransferase, protein MGRTFGVIAPPVTGHFNPLAALGHELQERGHRVIFLSVPDWQQKVQAEGFDFYPVGVAEYPPSTLAVTMEKMSSLNGLSNLSYSIAYYKQEAEIFLRDVPSAIDAEGIDALIVDQTERAGGTVAEYKGKPFVTVCCALALNQEPNIPPFITPWNYQSSWWARQRNRLGYFTYNRITHPIREAVQLQRQRWGLPRQKRIDDASSRLAQICQQPPGFDFPRSALPDCFHYTGPLRGRSLVPTEFPFDRLDERPLVYASLGTIQNRRVEVFQTIAAACADLPVQLVIAHGGTLSADVVNQLPGDPLVVSYAPQIEVIRRANLVITHGGLNTTLDALAYGVPLVVIPFVHEQPAIACRVQWTGTGEIVWSNQLTTERLRATIERVLGNPAYQTAALRLKASCEQAGGVTKAADIIERVITTGQPVLANR, encoded by the coding sequence ATGGGAAGAACTTTTGGTGTGATAGCTCCACCTGTTACTGGACACTTTAATCCACTGGCAGCCTTAGGACACGAGCTACAAGAACGGGGTCATAGGGTCATATTTCTGTCAGTGCCTGATTGGCAACAGAAAGTTCAGGCGGAAGGATTCGACTTTTATCCAGTAGGAGTGGCTGAATATCCACCAAGCACATTAGCAGTAACGATGGAGAAGATGAGCAGCCTCAATGGTTTGTCTAACCTTTCCTACAGCATTGCATACTACAAGCAAGAAGCTGAGATTTTCTTGAGAGATGTGCCAAGTGCGATTGATGCAGAAGGTATTGACGCTTTAATTGTTGACCAAACAGAGCGTGCCGGTGGGACGGTCGCTGAGTACAAAGGCAAGCCATTCGTCACTGTCTGTTGTGCATTAGCTTTAAATCAGGAGCCAAACATCCCGCCTTTCATCACTCCCTGGAACTACCAGTCTTCCTGGTGGGCTAGGCAGCGTAATCGCTTGGGCTACTTCACTTACAACCGTATCACCCATCCAATTAGGGAAGCGGTGCAACTTCAACGCCAGCGTTGGGGTTTACCCCGCCAAAAGAGGATTGATGACGCATCTTCTCGGCTTGCCCAAATCTGTCAGCAGCCACCAGGATTTGATTTTCCACGTTCCGCCTTGCCAGACTGCTTTCACTACACTGGTCCATTACGAGGGCGCTCTCTTGTACCAACAGAGTTTCCCTTTGATAGGTTAGATGAACGACCGTTAGTCTACGCCTCTTTAGGTACTATTCAGAATCGACGAGTCGAGGTCTTTCAAACCATTGCGGCGGCTTGTGCAGATTTGCCAGTACAGCTAGTCATCGCCCATGGAGGAACACTGTCTGCGGACGTAGTGAACCAACTACCAGGTGATCCACTGGTAGTTAGTTATGCCCCACAGATTGAAGTCATCCGCCGCGCCAACCTAGTCATTACACATGGAGGACTTAACACAACTCTTGATGCTTTGGCTTACGGAGTACCACTTGTTGTGATTCCTTTCGTCCACGAACAGCCTGCCATTGCTTGTCGGGTACAATGGACAGGTACTGGCGAAATAGTTTGGTCAAATCAGCTCACTACTGAGCGGCTGAGAGCAACAATTGAGCGCGTTCTTGGAAATCCCGCATATCAAACAGCTGCGCTGCGTCTTAAAGCATCATGCGAGCAAGCGGGAGGTGTGACCAAGGCGGCAGACATTATTGAACGCGTGATCACAACAGGTCAACCAGTCTTGGCAAATAGATAA
- a CDS encoding MGH1-like glycoside hydrolase domain-containing protein, with protein MNQNDKLNAESLRLAQEVRREKNWKRWGPYLAERQWGTVREDYSADGSSWDYFPHDHARSRAYRWGEDGLLGICDRQGRLCFALTLWNGCDPILKERLFGLSGSEGNHGEDVKEYYFYLDSTPTHSYMKALYKYPQSEFPYTRLVEENRNRSKDLGEFELIDTGIFEENCYFDIFAEYAKAAPNDILMKITIANRSSQAAILHLLPTLWFKNTWSWGRTGESYWSKPCIEYKQDGELLLSHETLSKFRFVVEPLPDSDAPTFLFTDNETNAAKLFGAENPSPYVKDAFHEYIVDGRTDAVNPEMVGTKAAAYYRLEVPAEQEMTVRLRLFAEEEAPEQPFDHNFEQIFQQRICESEEFYKNRISTESQHENVVVRQAYAGLLWSKQFYHYGVKDWLEGDPAQPPPARDGNVRNSDWIHLYNRDVISMPDKWEYPWYATWDLAFHLVAFAKIDPDFAKQQLILFLREWYTHPNGQIPAYEFDFCSTNPPVLPWACWRVYKITAQKGQRDRVFLARVFQKLLLNFTWWVNRKDVAGKNIFAGGFLGMDNIGVFDRSKPLPTGGDLQQADGTAWMAFFCVIMLAMALELADEDPTYEDIASKFFEHFMAISDAMNKLGGTGLWDEEDGFYYDWLAVDGKSTPLKVRSLVGIVILFAVEILDFQVIQNLPGFLKRMEWFLANRKDVTEHISCMKKAQQTNHLLLAIPTQERLQRVLHYLLDENEFLSPYGIRSLSRFHLENPYVLRFDDQEYCVEYLPGESNSGFFGGNSNWRGPIWFPLNYLLVEALERYHHFYGDNLQVECPKGSGQMMNLAQVAQEIQERLSRIFLPDEQGYCPWQGKNQYFTSDPHWRNLIFFHEYFCGDTGHGLGACHQTGWTALIVRLLEDCGRKKA; from the coding sequence ATGAACCAGAACGATAAACTCAATGCCGAGTCTTTGCGTCTTGCCCAAGAGGTACGCCGGGAGAAAAACTGGAAGCGCTGGGGACCGTACCTTGCAGAAAGGCAGTGGGGGACAGTGCGCGAGGACTACTCAGCAGACGGGTCATCCTGGGACTACTTCCCCCACGACCATGCACGCAGTCGTGCTTACCGTTGGGGCGAGGATGGACTTTTGGGGATATGCGATCGCCAAGGGCGTCTATGTTTTGCCCTTACCCTCTGGAACGGATGCGACCCCATTCTTAAAGAGCGCCTCTTTGGGTTGAGCGGTAGTGAGGGAAATCACGGAGAGGATGTAAAAGAATATTACTTCTACCTCGACTCAACACCAACGCACTCCTACATGAAAGCGCTCTACAAGTATCCCCAAAGTGAGTTTCCCTACACGCGCTTAGTTGAGGAGAATCGCAACCGGAGCAAGGACTTAGGCGAGTTTGAACTTATAGATACTGGGATTTTTGAGGAAAACTGCTACTTTGACATTTTTGCCGAGTATGCCAAAGCTGCTCCCAACGACATTTTAATGAAAATTACCATTGCTAATCGCAGTTCACAAGCTGCGATTCTGCACCTTTTACCAACACTTTGGTTCAAAAATACCTGGTCTTGGGGTCGCACAGGCGAAAGCTATTGGTCAAAACCATGCATCGAATATAAACAAGATGGAGAGCTTTTGCTTTCCCATGAAACACTTAGTAAATTCCGTTTTGTCGTTGAACCTCTGCCAGATAGTGACGCACCAACTTTCCTGTTTACTGACAATGAAACAAACGCAGCAAAGTTATTTGGTGCAGAAAACCCCAGTCCCTACGTCAAAGATGCATTTCACGAGTACATTGTGGATGGACGTACCGATGCCGTCAATCCTGAAATGGTAGGAACAAAAGCAGCAGCTTACTATCGCTTGGAAGTCCCAGCCGAGCAAGAAATGACAGTGCGGTTGCGACTATTTGCTGAGGAAGAAGCCCCAGAACAACCATTCGACCACAATTTTGAGCAGATATTTCAACAACGTATCTGCGAAAGTGAAGAATTCTACAAAAATCGCATTTCCACAGAATCTCAACATGAAAACGTAGTGGTGCGACAAGCCTATGCTGGTCTGCTGTGGTCAAAGCAGTTTTATCATTATGGTGTAAAAGACTGGCTGGAAGGCGACCCAGCCCAACCGCCACCAGCAAGGGATGGAAACGTTCGCAATTCTGACTGGATTCACCTTTACAACCGCGACGTGATTTCCATGCCCGACAAATGGGAATATCCCTGGTATGCCACTTGGGATTTGGCGTTTCACCTCGTTGCTTTTGCCAAAATTGATCCAGACTTTGCCAAACAGCAGCTCATTTTGTTTCTCCGTGAATGGTACACGCACCCAAACGGACAGATACCAGCTTACGAGTTTGACTTTTGTAGTACAAATCCGCCAGTTCTCCCGTGGGCTTGTTGGCGTGTTTATAAAATCACAGCACAAAAGGGACAAAGAGATCGCGTTTTCCTTGCCCGTGTCTTCCAAAAACTTTTGCTCAACTTTACTTGGTGGGTGAACCGCAAAGACGTTGCGGGGAAAAACATCTTTGCAGGGGGCTTTCTGGGAATGGATAACATTGGTGTCTTTGACCGTTCCAAGCCCTTGCCTACTGGTGGAGATCTCCAGCAAGCAGATGGTACCGCTTGGATGGCATTTTTTTGTGTGATCATGCTGGCGATGGCTTTGGAACTTGCAGATGAAGACCCCACCTACGAAGACATCGCTTCTAAGTTCTTTGAGCATTTCATGGCAATTTCCGATGCGATGAACAAACTTGGGGGAACTGGACTTTGGGATGAAGAAGACGGCTTTTACTATGATTGGCTAGCGGTGGATGGCAAGTCTACTCCCTTAAAAGTGCGATCGCTCGTTGGAATTGTCATCTTATTTGCTGTGGAGATTTTGGATTTTCAAGTCATCCAGAATTTGCCGGGGTTCTTGAAACGGATGGAATGGTTTTTGGCAAACCGCAAAGATGTTACTGAACACATCTCGTGCATGAAGAAAGCGCAACAGACTAATCATCTTTTACTGGCAATTCCCACACAAGAACGTTTGCAACGGGTGCTGCATTATTTGCTAGACGAAAACGAATTTCTCTCCCCCTATGGTATCCGCTCTCTGTCACGCTTTCATCTAGAAAACCCCTATGTGTTACGTTTCGATGATCAAGAGTACTGCGTTGAGTATCTCCCAGGTGAATCTAACAGTGGCTTTTTTGGCGGTAATTCCAACTGGCGTGGACCAATTTGGTTTCCCCTCAATTACCTGCTTGTGGAAGCCCTAGAACGTTACCATCACTTCTACGGCGATAATCTACAGGTTGAGTGTCCCAAAGGTTCCGGACAGATGATGAATCTTGCACAGGTAGCGCAAGAAATACAAGAGCGCCTTTCTCGGATATTCCTTCCAGATGAGCAGGGATATTGCCCCTGGCAGGGTAAAAATCAATACTTTACTTCTGACCCTCATTGGCGCAACCTTATTTTCTTTCATGAGTATTTTTGTGGCGATACAGGTCACGGTTTGGGAGCCTGCCATCAAACTGGCTGGACGGCACTCATTGTCAGATTATTAGAAGATTGTGGTAGGAAAAAAGCTTAA
- a CDS encoding Rossmann-fold NAD(P)-binding domain-containing protein, with the protein MAQIGLMNVFAVEGKEHGILVNAISPVAKTRMWNVQDQPEDLRPNRVAPGVLYLASPECQESGFILRASNGQFTAARWIERDNVDYPLNLAAVESSTAEDLATRWQEIAADVAF; encoded by the coding sequence ATGGCACAGATCGGTTTGATGAATGTGTTCGCGGTTGAAGGCAAAGAGCATGGAATTCTCGTTAATGCGATTTCGCCGGTAGCCAAAACGCGGATGTGGAACGTACAAGATCAGCCAGAGGATTTGCGACCCAATCGAGTAGCCCCTGGAGTGTTATATCTCGCTTCTCCAGAATGCCAAGAATCTGGATTTATATTAAGGGCAAGCAATGGTCAATTCACAGCCGCGCGCTGGATCGAGCGAGACAATGTGGACTATCCGTTAAACCTTGCCGCTGTTGAAAGTTCTACTGCGGAGGATTTGGCTACTCGCTGGCAGGAGATTGCTGCTGATGTTGCGTTTTAA
- a CDS encoding nuclear transport factor 2 family protein: MSDQPTPEIELLRAAYAAFNARDIDAALALMTPDVTWPRAFKGGFVRGPEEVRAYWTEQWSEINGHVEPVTFHPEEVGRILVEVHQVVRDLAGAVLADEHVGHRFTIAQGLIQAMEVCPLPSSGDTA; the protein is encoded by the coding sequence ATGTCAGATCAACCTACACCAGAAATCGAACTGCTCCGCGCGGCCTACGCGGCCTTTAACGCGCGGGACATTGACGCCGCCCTCGCCCTCATGACTCCGGACGTGACCTGGCCGAGAGCATTCAAAGGCGGTTTTGTCCGTGGACCTGAAGAAGTCCGCGCTTACTGGACGGAGCAATGGAGCGAGATCAACGGGCACGTGGAGCCGGTGACTTTTCACCCGGAGGAGGTCGGGCGTATCTTGGTCGAAGTGCATCAGGTCGTGCGCGACCTAGCTGGAGCAGTTCTTGCCGATGAGCACGTCGGTCATCGTTTCACCATCGCGCAGGGCTTGATTCAAGCCATGGAAGTCTGTCCGCTTCCATCTTCCGGCGACACAGCCTAA
- a CDS encoding oxidoreductase, giving the protein MTRDKNPVAPKVWLITGCSTGFGRALAEAVLKKGDEVLATARKPEQLRALIEHYPETAKAVRLDVTSSQDIQAAVDTAIATFGRIDVLVNNAGYGLIGALEEVSDADIRQQFETNFFGPLRLIRTVLPLMRQQGSGHIVNMSSTAGLVGFGGSSIYCGTKFALEGTSEALAKEVESFGIKVTLIEPGAFRTDFNGRSLRAAEQSIDAYATVSGASLQWFKEMDGQQPGNPAKAAQAIIQAVESPHPPMRLVLGTDAMSLIHEKLEWIKTDLDVWQQVTVSMDYTDSNSEVIVG; this is encoded by the coding sequence ATGACAAGAGACAAAAATCCTGTCGCTCCTAAAGTTTGGTTGATTACAGGATGTTCAACAGGGTTCGGACGTGCCCTAGCAGAAGCTGTGTTGAAGAAGGGCGACGAAGTGCTTGCTACTGCTCGCAAACCAGAGCAACTTCGCGCTTTGATTGAGCACTATCCAGAGACTGCAAAGGCTGTACGTCTGGATGTAACATCATCCCAAGACATACAAGCAGCGGTTGATACAGCAATCGCCACATTTGGTCGAATTGATGTGCTGGTCAACAATGCTGGCTATGGACTCATTGGAGCACTTGAAGAAGTCAGTGATGCTGATATTCGCCAACAGTTTGAAACCAACTTCTTTGGGCCACTCCGTCTGATCCGAACGGTCTTGCCTTTGATGCGTCAGCAAGGTAGCGGTCACATTGTGAATATGTCATCCACGGCAGGATTAGTGGGGTTTGGCGGCAGCAGCATCTACTGTGGCACTAAATTCGCCCTGGAAGGCACATCTGAAGCCCTGGCTAAGGAGGTTGAATCTTTTGGAATTAAAGTGACTTTAATTGAACCTGGGGCATTTCGCACAGACTTCAACGGACGCTCTCTAAGAGCAGCCGAACAATCCATTGATGCCTATGCGACCGTGAGCGGTGCTTCATTGCAGTGGTTCAAAGAGATGGATGGTCAGCAACCTGGCAATCCAGCGAAAGCGGCGCAAGCCATCATTCAAGCTGTGGAAAGTCCTCATCCACCGATGCGACTGGTATTAGGCACGGATGCTATGAGCCTGATTCATGAAAAACTGGAATGGATCAAAACGGATTTGGATGTTTGGCAGCAGGTGACTGTAAGTATGGATTATACAGATAGTAACAGTGAGGTAATAGTTGGGTAG